GGGCTTGTGTGGACGGTACTCCGGTGATCGACGGAAGAAGAGCTAATTGCAACCTTGCCTCTCTTGGTCTTCAAAGATCCAAACCCTCCACTCCTAACCatggttttaatatatattctccttctctctttctACGTGTGTTTGTATATATATGCCTTCATGATTTATGCAAATTACagcaagagaagaaaagaataaTTCTTAGTTAATATATGGTTAATGtctatataaagtttatattgaTTATAAATTGGTGTGGCCAATTAAGTTTTGGAGTTACATTGTCTATATAGCTGGTGATTGATGTTAATGGACCATAGATACAGCTTTCTTGTTGATCATATCAAAGTCATGCTGATGATGATGGTTGATGAATGTGCTAGGAGGAGGAAGGATTAATAATATGAGAGTGATGATGAGCACAATGCAAACTGGTTTTGGACCACCACCCACTTTCACTCACTATCCCCACCTCCCTCTCAATCTCTTTGGGTATACTCttcattcttttctttattACATGTAATGATCATGATGATAGTACATGCATGCATGATACCATACAACTCATAGTCATCAATAAAATCGAACAAAACAATTTGCATAACATAGCTGGCTGTCCTTTGATGTTTCCATTTTAATTTGTGGACCGACACTATTATTACTATTAGTAATTAGATAACTCTTTTTAATTTTCACTGTTTAATAATGCCTGACAAAGGTGGTCAACGACAGCTTGTAAAAATAAAACTGATTCCCTCTTTCACCAATCATTTCCTTTTAACTCCTCTCTCTCCTCACATGCTTCCATGCTGTCTTGTGTCATGACAACGTGTACTCGTACTTGATGTcactttaatttgttttgtaataaaacaTTGGATTTTGATACGCGCAGGTACTCACCTTACTCGTCAGATTACTCTCCATTTCCTACGGTCAGTAACTTTGTATAACGAATCGAATATTCTCTTTTGTCTTTAACAATACAGTTGTTCATGTCATGATCATATAATACATACTATAACCTTATAATCTATAATGTGATGTTTTACAGAACTTATACGGCGTGTACGGATGCAACTCAGGGGGACAATACGGACTGTATGGAAACGGAAACGGTGGAGGCAGTGGACTAACCGCAGCTGCTGCATCGGCCGCTCCTTTTTATCCGTGCGGTGGAGGACAAGGTGGGGTCCAATTCTCACAACCACAGCCATTTTATCACCATTTCTCTGCTTATGACAACCCTCACCATTACTCTCCTGCCACCATTTCTCTTCAACAAGGTTCGTATTATGATacatatactaatatatatacaccacaagccaaaaaaaagagatgcaTTGTTATAAAGTTATTAAGAGTGTACTTTTGTGTCACAGGTGTAACAGGCTTTCCCCTTCAGCCACCTCTCATTCCTTACCTTTGATAGCAATCAAAGCTATCACAATCGTCGTCATCATCGAGTCACGAGTCATCTATGGTTTATTGGATACTCTCTGGCTATCTCTCAACACTTTTGTTTCACTCTAAAAGCCACCCCATTTTATGGAACTTGAGGTGGCTTTTATTTGCGGATTCCCAATGGGATCTCCAATTTCATATGGTGGTTATGTCGTATTGTCATCTCCCACCTTCTTTGCAACTGCATCTTCACGAGAGAAAAGGGTTCTCTCTAGATAGAGTGATGATGTTGCTAATGGAGCACAAGCATCAAAATCACTCATGTGCTAAACTCAAAGCTGATGCATGTATCAGCTTATTTTGTTATCTTGTTTTAGCCTAGGGATGGCtaatcaacaaaacaaaaaaaaaatgtctgtTTAGGATTTAATGTAAGAAAATCAAGCACTAAAAACTATGTGCTTtttgaaagactgaaaaaatgATTGCATATTTAAGTATAATATCAGAACAACAAGCTGCAATAGCCTTTTAGTTGCATGATGGACATGTTAGTTGTAGCCTTAGAACTTAATTAGGTCATCAAGTCTCTACTTCTTACCCTTGGAGGGGAGGAATGTCTAAGATTATCCTTCTTATATAAAAAATGCATTATTCAAAGTCTTTGTTAGTTTTACAACCCCATTCTTCAGAACAATAGTGACCACTGTACTCACATTTATTCTTGTTTTTAGCTCTATCTCGGTGTATGCTTTTCAGTCCAGTTGCACACAACCTCTTCTAGTACTGCAACCTCTACTACTGTTTGAGTCGACCTCAAGTGACAAATTAAGAGTACATGTTTTCTTACATATGGTTCTGTGCTATATTTTAGCATCTTATAGCCCATCCATATTCATCTTTCAAGTCTTTCCTCGCAACATCttgtaagaaaaatattaaaaaataacatcACGAAAGCTTTAATTATGATCTGCTTGCTTCCATCAGCCCACTGAAGTTGATAAAAATTCGAGTCTAAGACACAAACCGTAGCAATGTTG
The Raphanus sativus cultivar WK10039 chromosome 1, ASM80110v3, whole genome shotgun sequence DNA segment above includes these coding regions:
- the LOC108805949 gene encoding probable RNA-binding protein ARP1; translated protein: MAGGIGLGDTTYTKVFVGGLAWETDKDTMKKHFEQFGEILEAVVITDKASGRSKGYGFVTFKEAEAARRACVDGTPVIDGRRANCNLASLGLQRSKPSTPNHGGGRINNMRVMMSTMQTGFGPPPTFTHYPHLPLNLFGYSPYSSDYSPFPTNLYGVYGCNSGGQYGLYGNGNGGGSGLTAAAASAAPFYPCGGGQGGVQFSQPQPFYHHFSAYDNPHHYSPATISLQQGVTGFPLQPPLIPYL